The following proteins come from a genomic window of Nitrosopumilaceae archaeon AB1(1):
- a CDS encoding P-loop NTPase fold protein: protein MTVLRKFWNIFFKTKLKSNPIIYNSDVAISKEEDDKFLHRHYASVLKDILLKSKTPINIGLFGKWGVGKSSVLHLFEECVDRDIELSNFTYVEIDVWGLTEESLREEILETINFKLKCPFNKNNLEDILYNVRQTSIIPKKLSVAVLIIILHVLLFNFLINSELFSIFSIITGGALSAFVVLTQTILNINKRMISKTTSAIKFNEIYKKIINKKTKNGKNLVVAFDNLDRCTTSVVIKTISIIQTFMVKPNCINILACDDQALNLHLSPDTSKYPSNYGNEFLNKFFQVYLTIPQFIGVNLSEYTESLLKKYNEFDNSVKSVLISGAVQNPRKINQFLNIAAAMYKLAEYREKDKILANGTITKYPGFLIKIIILKQEWPEFYEKLNHNPELLVPNKNDEEASIIELQRNDDKQLLKMETTRLKKFLESTEYITVKDIQPFLQLSQKSYKTTLGIDKFEDAVLIADDKVIELFKDLDEKKQGKYIDKLNDMTLEEYSDQNTLVNCMLSMIKIFEYVKETPKHGYGVTLGKLLTRLCTSFNYNFNLNKESAFPILTTIPESYSNGFYNYMLKRIFSTPLNEHDLDIFLKYGSQIPEIHMQNLDEQLSDALQANKFEPSFLIKYIQEYNWNKNNIRNPQTQSKIL from the coding sequence ATGACAGTACTACGTAAATTTTGGAATATATTCTTCAAAACTAAATTGAAGAGTAATCCGATTATTTATAATTCTGATGTTGCCATATCGAAGGAAGAAGACGATAAATTTCTACATCGTCATTACGCGTCCGTCTTAAAAGACATTCTATTAAAATCCAAAACCCCAATTAATATTGGATTATTTGGAAAATGGGGTGTTGGAAAATCCTCTGTTTTACATTTATTTGAAGAATGTGTTGATAGAGATATAGAATTGTCCAATTTTACATATGTGGAAATTGACGTTTGGGGTTTGACTGAAGAATCGTTAAGAGAAGAAATTTTAGAGACAATCAATTTCAAATTAAAATGTCCTTTTAACAAAAATAATCTGGAGGACATTCTTTATAATGTCAGACAAACTAGTATAATACCAAAGAAACTTAGTGTTGCAGTACTCATAATTATTTTACATGTTTTGTTATTTAACTTTTTAATCAACAGTGAACTATTTAGCATATTTTCAATAATTACAGGTGGAGCACTTAGCGCTTTCGTAGTATTAACACAAACAATTCTGAATATAAACAAAAGAATGATATCTAAAACTACATCTGCAATTAAATTTAATGAAATTTATAAAAAAATAATTAATAAAAAAACAAAGAATGGAAAAAACTTAGTAGTCGCTTTTGATAATTTGGATCGATGTACAACTAGTGTAGTAATAAAAACTATAAGTATTATCCAAACATTTATGGTAAAGCCAAATTGTATAAATATATTAGCATGTGATGATCAAGCTTTGAATCTACATCTATCGCCTGATACCTCTAAGTATCCATCCAACTATGGAAATGAATTTCTCAATAAATTTTTCCAAGTATACCTAACTATTCCTCAGTTCATAGGAGTAAATCTTAGTGAGTATACCGAGTCTTTACTAAAAAAGTACAATGAATTTGATAACTCTGTCAAATCTGTTTTGATTTCTGGTGCGGTTCAAAACCCTAGGAAAATAAATCAATTCCTAAATATTGCAGCAGCAATGTACAAACTAGCAGAATACAGAGAAAAAGATAAAATACTTGCTAATGGTACAATTACTAAATATCCGGGTTTCTTAATCAAAATTATAATTTTGAAGCAAGAGTGGCCTGAATTTTATGAAAAATTAAACCATAATCCAGAATTACTTGTTCCAAATAAGAATGACGAAGAGGCATCAATTATTGAATTACAACGTAATGACGATAAACAATTATTGAAAATGGAGACAACCCGTCTTAAAAAATTTCTAGAATCCACAGAATATATAACAGTAAAAGATATACAACCCTTTTTACAACTGTCTCAAAAATCATATAAAACAACTTTGGGTATTGATAAATTTGAAGATGCCGTTTTAATTGCAGATGATAAAGTTATAGAATTATTCAAAGATTTGGATGAAAAGAAACAAGGTAAATACATTGACAAACTCAATGATATGACCTTGGAAGAATATAGTGATCAGAATACACTGGTTAATTGTATGTTATCGATGATAAAAATTTTTGAGTATGTTAAAGAAACACCAAAACATGGGTATGGAGTTACTTTGGGAAAGCTTTTAACACGTTTGTGTACAAGTTTTAACTACAACTTCAATCTAAATAAAGAATCTGCATTTCCAATATTAACTACAATTCCAGAATCATATTCGAATGGATTTTACAACTATATGTTAAAACGTATTTTTTCAACTCCTTTAAATGAACATGATCTTGATATATTTTTGAAATATGGTTCACAAATACCAGAAATACATATGCAAAATCTTGACGAACAACTAAGTGATGCTTTACAAGCGAATAAATTTGAACCTTCATTTCTAATTAAATATATACAAGAATATAACTGGAATAAAAATAACATCCGAAACCCTCAAACACAATCAAAAATTTTATAA
- a CDS encoding class I SAM-dependent methyltransferase → MVQYLKNTGWTSNFTFEGRYELMGVTFNIYNFAISLNKKTLEILDVGCSVGLAGKSMKKLLHEYDINSTIEGIDRSENVVDKASKNLDVFTCDDIMKITPQRKFDVVIVMNMIYFQNNKDLAKMIEKCSMFLKPDGIMLTNNLKYINEDRFFNKIKICVISLPKLKHGLRNYYKLIKMEMEEDGYIRVYRVAGKEKILDYAQIIRKNWNNYSMFKKFMHKLDYKYSKLHSICNRKPYYKKKPKSYIREIIVKHN, encoded by the coding sequence TTGGTTCAATATTTAAAAAATACTGGTTGGACATCAAATTTTACTTTTGAAGGTAGGTATGAATTGATGGGTGTAACATTTAACATTTATAATTTTGCAATATCATTGAATAAAAAAACATTAGAAATCCTGGATGTAGGATGTTCAGTAGGACTAGCAGGTAAATCTATGAAAAAATTATTACATGAATATGATATTAATAGTACAATTGAAGGTATTGATAGATCAGAAAATGTAGTAGATAAGGCTAGTAAAAATTTAGACGTATTCACTTGTGATGATATTATGAAAATAACACCGCAGAGAAAATTTGATGTTGTAATTGTAATGAATATGATATATTTTCAAAATAACAAAGACTTGGCAAAAATGATAGAAAAATGCTCTATGTTTTTAAAACCAGATGGTATTATGCTAACAAATAATCTAAAGTATATAAATGAAGACAGATTTTTCAACAAAATTAAAATTTGTGTGATATCTTTGCCAAAATTAAAACATGGTCTGAGGAATTACTATAAATTAATAAAAATGGAAATGGAAGAGGACGGTTATATTAGAGTATATAGAGTAGCAGGCAAAGAGAAAATTTTAGATTATGCACAAATAATTAGGAAGAATTGGAATAATTATAGTATGTTTAAAAAATTTATGCATAAACTAGATTACAAATATTCCAAACTTCATTCCATATGTAACAGAAAACCATACTATAAGAAAAAACCAAAATCATATATTAGAGAAATAATTGTAAAACATAATTAA
- a CDS encoding type ISP restriction/modification enzyme, whose translation MTQTFETILSKIRKESKNTVELGTKFEKLTKDFLTTDKHYANRFEKIWLWKEYPKNDGHDTGIDIVAKERVSGNLCAIQCKCYADDGTLDMKSVSTFLAKAASMKMKNKMLVYTGDNITDHAQKVTKDSKCTILRKYHLLDSSIEWNTFPKLSVKNPKTLRPHQQIAVKDVLHGLSTHDRGKMIMACGTGKTLASLHIAEQQVGKGGIILYLVPSISLILQSMRQWSENATLKHYYLAVCSDKSTGEDGFITELESPVSTDYQTLSPYLKSRPKNTLTVIFSTYHSIDVVRKTMGKQSFDLILCDEAHRTTGVEDKSFFTIVHKNSNINAKKRLYMTATPRVYSDVIQAKFGKVIYSMDDEEKYGPEFHKLSFTDAVKQKILADFKVKIAIVPADVVDKDFQQSVADKDNSIPLDERTLLAAVWHGLKYPDDDKHPKLLQRVIAFANRIDRSMMFAGKITDGNDVNRSFANVVKQYEEKKHSGFGVDVEHVDGKTKALERRDKLRWLDESTSDPNTCRILSNARCLAEGVDVPALDGVIFLNPRKSRVDVVQSVGRVMRKSKNKDFGYVILPVAIPAGIEKHEALNDNKTFKVVWQVLNALRSHDEDFGSEINTLILDKRTENTNPTPRISVSVLDDGYEDKEIQTKFFDKVKSKLVEKVGDINYYDKYGQTIGQTAHTIQVRIRNKMKSNGMIKQEIQKFHSSLQIMINDSVTEEATVQVISQHMVLSRVFDVLFQGEFTSYNPISISFDKMIKKIKLDEELEELKDFYNDVRNETRHITTRAARQDFIKKIYGNFFESIDKKNTEQHGIVFTPVEIVDFIIHSTQHLCKKHFDVEFNDKSVKILEPFAGTGTFITRLLESGLITSNIYEKYKHDLYANELILLAYYIATINIETTYSSLRKGRYVPFSGMTYTDTLRINPKYRQGKYYRQESSTLDDTFKVAHERIRNQRGSHIHIIIGNPPYSAGQSNYNNQSPNVLYPEIDNSIKNTYAKKTTVSSIRTLHDSYIRSLRWASDRIGKSGIIAFVTNASFLKSNTAAGVRASLEEEFNEIWCFDLKGNQRTQGELSKKEGGKIFGSGSRAPVAITILVKNPAKKGCTIHYKDIGNYYNREKKLEMIKNAKSIQGIKNWVNIIPDKHHDWIEQRNDTFSNYTSLGTKNAKSGKSENVIFQTYCLGVATGRDVWTYNSSKSVLTNNMQRHINYCNKQGWNKKLVNPKQAKWTEDLVNRLKKTESHFDKTKIRLSLYRPFFKQYLYFDRVFNNRVFLIPKFFPDKNSKNLLIIVPDKFIGEFSTSIVNMIPDLEVIHHAQCFPLYIYEKNGNKKFNITNYMLNEYQNFYNNVKITKIDIFYYIYGILHHTGYRKKFAANLIRELPHIPLAPEFKKFSDVGKRLAELHLNFDTCKRYNLGKPKNKFDGVKNLRFKTKKEGKKRVKDTTVLQINKITVFDNIPNIQYTVNGRTPLEWIVDRYKITADKDSGIVNDPCSNVDMIPIIERAVYVGIESDKIIQSLPKEFEPEDWRPKKTGLDEFNGTTKSTQSML comes from the coding sequence TTGACTCAGACATTTGAAACTATTTTAAGTAAGATCAGAAAAGAATCAAAAAATACTGTTGAGTTAGGAACCAAATTTGAAAAACTGACCAAAGATTTTCTTACCACAGACAAACATTATGCCAACAGATTTGAAAAAATTTGGTTATGGAAAGAATACCCAAAAAATGATGGACATGATACAGGCATAGATATTGTGGCTAAAGAAAGAGTGAGTGGAAATCTGTGTGCAATACAGTGCAAATGTTATGCAGATGATGGTACTTTGGATATGAAATCTGTATCGACATTTCTTGCCAAAGCCGCTTCCATGAAGATGAAAAATAAAATGCTCGTATATACTGGGGATAATATTACTGATCATGCTCAAAAGGTTACCAAAGACAGCAAGTGTACCATATTAAGAAAATATCATCTGCTAGATAGCAGTATTGAATGGAATACTTTTCCAAAATTATCTGTAAAGAATCCAAAGACGCTTCGACCACATCAACAAATCGCTGTTAAAGATGTGCTGCATGGACTAAGTACACATGACCGAGGAAAGATGATCATGGCATGTGGTACGGGTAAAACACTTGCATCACTACACATTGCTGAACAACAGGTAGGGAAGGGTGGAATTATATTATATCTAGTTCCATCAATATCTCTAATCCTACAAAGTATGAGACAGTGGTCTGAAAATGCTACATTGAAACATTACTATTTGGCAGTGTGTTCAGATAAAAGTACAGGCGAAGATGGATTTATTACTGAATTGGAATCTCCTGTATCTACAGATTATCAGACGTTATCACCATATTTGAAATCTAGACCAAAAAACACCCTTACTGTCATATTTTCTACATACCATTCTATTGATGTAGTGAGAAAGACTATGGGCAAACAATCCTTTGATCTCATTTTATGTGATGAAGCACATCGTACTACGGGCGTTGAAGATAAATCATTCTTTACTATAGTTCATAAAAATTCCAATATTAATGCTAAAAAAAGACTCTACATGACTGCCACTCCTCGTGTGTATAGTGATGTAATACAGGCTAAATTTGGTAAAGTGATCTATTCTATGGATGATGAAGAAAAATATGGACCTGAATTTCACAAACTTAGTTTTACAGATGCTGTGAAACAGAAAATTCTTGCTGATTTTAAAGTGAAAATTGCAATTGTTCCTGCAGATGTTGTAGACAAAGACTTTCAGCAGTCAGTTGCAGATAAGGATAATTCTATACCGCTTGATGAAAGAACTTTACTTGCTGCTGTTTGGCATGGTTTGAAATACCCTGATGATGATAAACATCCTAAATTACTACAAAGAGTGATCGCATTTGCAAATAGAATAGATCGTTCTATGATGTTTGCAGGCAAAATTACTGATGGTAATGATGTTAATAGAAGTTTTGCAAATGTTGTAAAACAATATGAAGAAAAAAAACACTCTGGATTTGGTGTGGATGTTGAACATGTTGATGGTAAAACCAAAGCACTTGAAAGACGTGATAAACTACGTTGGCTTGACGAGAGCACTAGTGATCCTAACACTTGTCGTATATTATCTAATGCCAGATGTCTTGCTGAAGGTGTAGATGTACCTGCACTTGATGGTGTCATATTTCTGAATCCACGTAAATCTCGCGTTGATGTAGTTCAGTCTGTCGGAAGAGTCATGCGCAAATCAAAAAATAAAGACTTTGGTTATGTGATATTGCCGGTTGCAATTCCTGCCGGAATTGAAAAACACGAGGCGTTGAATGACAACAAGACATTCAAGGTGGTATGGCAGGTACTTAACGCATTACGTTCTCATGACGAAGATTTTGGAAGTGAGATAAACACACTAATTTTGGATAAACGTACAGAGAACACAAACCCCACACCGCGAATAAGTGTATCAGTTTTAGATGATGGTTATGAGGATAAGGAAATTCAAACTAAATTCTTTGACAAAGTAAAATCCAAACTGGTTGAAAAAGTAGGTGATATTAATTATTATGATAAATATGGTCAGACCATAGGGCAGACTGCCCATACTATACAAGTTCGAATCAGAAATAAAATGAAATCAAATGGAATGATAAAACAGGAAATTCAAAAATTTCATTCCAGTCTTCAAATTATGATAAATGACTCTGTGACAGAGGAGGCCACTGTACAAGTAATATCTCAGCATATGGTATTATCTAGAGTGTTTGATGTATTATTTCAAGGTGAGTTTACATCATACAATCCCATATCAATCTCTTTTGATAAAATGATTAAGAAGATAAAACTTGATGAAGAACTTGAAGAATTAAAAGATTTTTATAATGATGTAAGAAATGAAACTAGACACATAACAACACGTGCAGCACGACAGGATTTTATTAAAAAAATATATGGGAACTTTTTTGAAAGTATTGATAAAAAAAATACTGAGCAACACGGTATCGTTTTCACGCCTGTTGAAATAGTAGATTTTATTATTCATAGTACACAACATTTATGTAAAAAACATTTTGATGTTGAATTTAATGACAAATCTGTAAAGATATTAGAACCATTTGCTGGAACTGGAACATTTATCACTAGACTTTTAGAGTCCGGTTTAATTACAAGTAATATCTATGAAAAATATAAACATGATTTGTATGCAAATGAACTTATTTTACTTGCATATTATATTGCGACGATAAATATTGAAACTACATATTCAAGTCTCCGAAAGGGTAGATATGTGCCATTTTCTGGAATGACTTATACAGACACTCTCCGAATTAATCCAAAATATAGACAGGGTAAATACTACAGACAAGAATCAAGTACATTAGATGATACATTCAAGGTTGCTCATGAGCGTATTAGAAATCAAAGAGGTTCACATATTCATATAATAATAGGTAATCCACCATATTCTGCTGGACAAAGCAATTACAACAATCAGAGCCCTAACGTATTATACCCTGAAATTGATAATAGTATTAAAAATACATATGCAAAAAAAACCACTGTATCTTCAATAAGAACCCTTCATGATTCTTACATTCGTTCTCTACGGTGGGCAAGTGATCGAATAGGCAAGTCTGGCATTATAGCATTTGTAACAAATGCTAGTTTTCTAAAATCAAACACGGCTGCTGGCGTCAGAGCATCTCTTGAAGAAGAGTTTAACGAAATTTGGTGTTTTGATTTAAAAGGTAATCAAAGAACGCAAGGTGAACTCTCAAAAAAGGAAGGCGGGAAAATATTTGGCTCGGGTTCACGAGCTCCTGTGGCAATAACAATACTGGTAAAGAATCCTGCCAAAAAAGGTTGTACTATACACTACAAAGATATTGGAAATTATTACAATAGAGAAAAAAAATTAGAAATGATAAAAAATGCAAAATCCATTCAGGGTATAAAAAATTGGGTAAACATAATACCAGATAAACATCATGACTGGATAGAGCAACGAAATGATACTTTTTCAAATTATACTTCATTAGGAACAAAAAATGCAAAATCTGGAAAGAGTGAAAATGTAATATTTCAAACATATTGTTTGGGAGTAGCAACTGGTCGTGATGTGTGGACCTACAATTCTTCTAAATCTGTTTTGACTAATAATATGCAACGACACATAAATTATTGTAATAAGCAGGGGTGGAATAAAAAATTGGTAAATCCGAAGCAAGCTAAATGGACTGAAGATCTTGTAAATAGACTTAAAAAAACTGAATCACATTTTGACAAAACTAAAATAAGACTGTCTCTATATAGACCGTTTTTTAAACAATATTTGTATTTTGATAGAGTTTTTAACAATCGCGTTTTTCTTATACCTAAGTTTTTTCCAGACAAAAATTCAAAAAATTTATTAATTATAGTACCTGATAAATTCATTGGGGAATTTTCTACATCAATAGTTAACATGATCCCAGATTTAGAAGTGATACATCATGCTCAATGTTTTCCGTTATACATCTATGAAAAAAATGGTAATAAAAAATTTAACATTACGAATTATATGCTTAATGAATATCAAAATTTTTATAATAATGTTAAAATAACAAAAATAGATATTTTTTATTATATATATGGAATATTACATCATACCGGATATCGTAAAAAATTCGCAGCAAATTTAATACGAGAATTACCTCATATCCCACTTGCTCCTGAATTTAAAAAATTCAGTGATGTGGGGAAAAGACTTGCAGAACTTCATTTAAATTTTGATACATGTAAACGATATAATCTGGGAAAACCAAAAAATAAATTTGATGGAGTGAAAAATCTTCGATTCAAAACCAAAAAAGAGGGTAAAAAACGAGTAAAAGATACTACTGTATTACAGATTAATAAAATTACCGTATTTGACAACATACCAAATATACAATATACAGTTAATGGCAGAACACCACTTGAATGGATAGTTGATAGATATAAAATCACAGCAGATAAAGATAGTGGCATAGTGAATGATCCTTGTAGTAATGTGGATATGATACCTATAATAGAAAGAGCTGTATATGTTGGTATAGAATCAGATAAAATCATACAAAGTTTACCTAAAGAGTTTGAACCAGAAGATTGGAGACCTAAAAAAACTGGACTAGATGAATTTAATGGTACTACTAAATCAACACAAAGTATGTTATGA